Proteins encoded within one genomic window of Amycolatopsis nigrescens CSC17Ta-90:
- a CDS encoding 1,4-dihydroxy-2-naphthoyl-CoA synthase, whose product MHDAQVSALFDPTRWTEIDGFGFTDITYHRSSESRSGKRVVRIAFDRPEVRNAFRPHTVDELYRALDHARMSSDVGCVLLTGNGPSAKDGGWAFCSGGDQRIRGRSGYQYASGETSDTVDPARAGRLHILEVQRLIRFMPKVVIAVVPGWAAGGGHSLHVVCDLTLASAEHARFKQTDADVGSFDGGYGSAYLAKQVGQKLAREIFFLGRAYTAEQMHAMGAVNAAVPHAELEAEALRWAWEINGKSPTAQRMLKYAFNLADDGLVGQQVFAGETTRLAYMQDEAAEGRDAFLEKRDPDWSEFPYYY is encoded by the coding sequence GTGCATGACGCCCAGGTTTCCGCGCTCTTCGACCCGACCCGGTGGACTGAAATCGACGGTTTCGGTTTCACCGACATCACCTACCACCGCTCATCTGAGAGCCGCTCAGGCAAGCGAGTCGTCCGCATCGCGTTCGACCGGCCCGAGGTCCGTAACGCCTTCCGCCCGCACACTGTGGACGAGCTCTACCGCGCGCTGGACCACGCGCGGATGAGCTCGGACGTGGGCTGTGTCCTGCTCACCGGCAACGGCCCGTCCGCCAAGGACGGTGGATGGGCTTTTTGTTCCGGTGGGGACCAGCGTATTCGCGGACGGTCGGGCTATCAGTACGCGAGCGGCGAGACATCCGACACGGTGGACCCGGCGCGCGCCGGCCGGTTGCACATCCTGGAGGTCCAGCGGCTGATCCGGTTCATGCCGAAGGTGGTGATCGCGGTGGTGCCGGGCTGGGCGGCCGGTGGCGGCCATTCGCTGCACGTGGTGTGCGACCTCACGCTGGCTTCGGCCGAGCACGCGCGGTTCAAGCAGACTGACGCCGACGTCGGCTCCTTCGACGGCGGCTACGGTTCGGCGTACCTGGCCAAGCAGGTCGGCCAGAAGCTGGCGCGGGAGATCTTCTTCCTCGGCCGGGCATACACCGCGGAACAGATGCACGCGATGGGCGCGGTGAACGCGGCCGTGCCGCACGCCGAGCTGGAAGCCGAGGCGCTGCGCTGGGCGTGGGAGATCAACGGCAAGTCGCCGACCGCGCAGCGGATGCTGAAGTACGCGTTCAACCTGGCCGACGACGGCCTGGTTGGCCAGCAGGTGTTCGCCGGGGAAACCACTCGCTTGGCGTATATGCAGGACGAGGCCGCGGAAGGCCGCGACGCCTTCCTGGAGAAGCGCGATCCGGACTGGTCCGAATTCCCGTATTACTACTGA
- a CDS encoding AAA family ATPase, with product MTGPSDESAPGHQEPQEGLAAEAPTQWQAPPSAEQAAAQQPADPFSEDRTDSAPHPAAGMGPNPSASGPHQLPPNPAVSGPHPVPGAQQQQYYSEATPSGPQQQLPPQYTAPYDQQLPPLQPPPQYTDPQAVQYPEHQYPPQPGQPGQPGQPGQPLLPQPQQHGRHALAGGEDLTSAHLVRQVKRRPQSGWRKAVYVGTGKLINPGESPADRQRRELIARVNQPLRGCYKIAMLSLKGGVGKTTTTTTLGSTFASLRGDRVVAVDANPDRGTLSQKIPIETTATVRHLLRDADKITRYSDVRSYTSQGSSRLEILASEQDPAVSEAFSEEDYRRTVNLLEHFYNIVLTDCGTGLMHSAMKGVLDVADGLVLVSSGSVDGARSASATLDWLDAHGYGELVKRSVAVINSVRPKGGSVDLDKLAAHFGARVRAVCRIPFDPHLEEGAEIELDRLHADTRLSLLELAATVADAFPRK from the coding sequence GTGACCGGACCCAGCGACGAGTCGGCTCCAGGGCACCAGGAACCCCAGGAGGGCCTGGCCGCCGAGGCACCGACGCAGTGGCAGGCGCCGCCGTCGGCCGAACAGGCCGCCGCGCAGCAGCCTGCGGACCCGTTCTCCGAGGACCGGACCGACTCGGCCCCGCATCCGGCGGCCGGGATGGGGCCCAACCCGAGCGCTTCCGGGCCGCACCAGCTGCCGCCGAACCCGGCGGTTTCCGGGCCGCATCCGGTGCCCGGCGCGCAGCAACAGCAGTACTACTCCGAGGCGACCCCGTCCGGCCCGCAGCAGCAGCTCCCGCCGCAGTACACGGCGCCGTACGACCAGCAGTTGCCGCCGCTCCAGCCGCCTCCGCAGTACACCGACCCGCAGGCCGTCCAATATCCCGAGCACCAGTACCCGCCGCAGCCGGGCCAGCCCGGTCAGCCTGGTCAGCCCGGTCAGCCACTGTTGCCCCAGCCGCAGCAGCACGGCAGGCACGCGCTGGCCGGCGGCGAGGACCTGACCAGCGCGCACCTGGTCCGGCAGGTCAAGCGGCGCCCGCAGTCCGGCTGGCGCAAGGCGGTCTACGTCGGCACCGGCAAGTTGATCAACCCGGGGGAGAGCCCGGCCGACCGGCAGCGCCGCGAGCTGATCGCGCGGGTCAACCAGCCGCTGCGCGGCTGCTACAAGATCGCCATGCTGAGCCTCAAGGGCGGGGTGGGCAAGACCACCACCACGACCACCCTCGGCTCCACCTTCGCCTCGCTGCGCGGTGACCGGGTAGTCGCGGTGGACGCCAACCCGGACCGCGGCACGCTGTCGCAGAAGATCCCGATCGAAACCACCGCCACGGTCCGCCATCTGCTGCGCGATGCGGACAAGATCACGCGGTACAGCGACGTCCGGTCCTACACGTCACAGGGTTCGAGCCGGCTGGAGATCCTGGCCAGCGAACAGGACCCCGCGGTGTCCGAGGCGTTCTCCGAGGAGGACTACCGGCGCACGGTGAACCTGCTCGAGCACTTCTACAACATCGTGCTCACCGACTGCGGGACCGGGCTGATGCACTCCGCGATGAAGGGCGTGCTGGACGTGGCCGACGGGCTGGTGCTGGTGTCCTCCGGTTCGGTGGACGGTGCCCGCAGCGCCTCGGCCACCCTGGACTGGCTGGACGCGCACGGCTACGGCGAGCTGGTGAAACGCTCGGTCGCGGTGATCAACTCGGTGCGCCCGAAGGGCGGCTCGGTGGACCTGGACAAGCTCGCCGCGCACTTCGGCGCCAGGGTCCGCGCGGTCTGCCGCATCCCGTTCGACCCGCACCTCGAAGAGGGGGCCGAGATCGAGCTGGACCGGTTGCACGCGGACACCCGGCTCAGCCTGCTCGAACTCGCCGCCACCGTGGCAGACGCGTTCCCCCGGAAGTAG
- a CDS encoding DUF4229 domain-containing protein, producing the protein MSETRDERQEAAGHLGRDLTLYVLARFALVAVVAALLTLVKVPLLVALAVGIVAGLPLGLLLLRGLNARVTAGLAVRNERRARERAKLRAQLRGEEPAQS; encoded by the coding sequence GTGAGCGAGACTCGGGATGAACGCCAGGAAGCCGCAGGTCACCTGGGCCGGGACCTGACGCTGTACGTGCTGGCCCGGTTCGCTTTGGTCGCGGTTGTGGCCGCCCTGCTGACCTTGGTCAAGGTTCCTTTACTCGTCGCGCTCGCGGTGGGGATCGTGGCCGGCCTGCCGCTCGGCCTGCTCCTGCTGCGCGGCCTCAACGCCAGGGTCACGGCCGGGCTCGCGGTCCGCAACGAGCGTCGCGCCCGTGAGCGGGCGAAGCTGCGCGCGCAGCTTCGTGGTGAAGAGCCCGCCCAGTCGTGA
- a CDS encoding PLP-dependent cysteine synthase family protein: MSGLQSRSWVREAVRIIEADANRSADTHLHVFPLPADWGIDLYLKDESVHPTGSLKHRLARSLLLYGLVNGQIGPDTVLIEASSGSTAVSEAYFARMLGLRFVTVVPRKTSPEKVALIEFYGGTCHFVDTPPMMYSEAERLAAECNGHYLDQFTYAERATDWRGNNNIAESVFAQMRSERHPVPSWIVVGAGTGGTSATFGRYVRYKRHTTKIAVVDPENSSFFGAWETGAMDYGTGMPSRIEGIGRPRVEPSFVPGVIDEMFQVPDAGSLAAIRLLRERTGHWAGGSTGTNLYGAFQLISRMLAEGQAGSIVTLLCDGGERYANTYYSDDWLAGHDLDIAPHRARMDEFLTTGKFSPPD; encoded by the coding sequence GTGAGCGGTTTGCAGAGCCGCAGCTGGGTGCGGGAGGCTGTCCGGATCATCGAGGCGGACGCGAACCGCAGCGCGGACACCCATCTGCACGTGTTCCCGCTGCCCGCGGACTGGGGTATCGACCTTTACCTGAAGGACGAGTCGGTGCACCCGACCGGCTCGTTGAAGCACCGGCTGGCCCGGTCGCTGCTGCTGTACGGGCTGGTGAACGGCCAGATCGGGCCGGACACAGTGCTGATCGAGGCGTCCAGCGGCTCCACCGCGGTTTCCGAGGCCTACTTCGCCCGGATGCTGGGCCTGCGGTTCGTCACCGTGGTGCCGCGCAAGACCAGCCCGGAGAAGGTCGCGCTGATCGAGTTCTACGGCGGGACCTGCCATTTCGTGGACACGCCGCCGATGATGTACAGCGAGGCCGAGCGGCTGGCCGCCGAGTGCAACGGGCACTACCTCGACCAGTTCACCTACGCCGAGCGGGCGACCGACTGGCGGGGCAACAACAACATCGCCGAATCCGTGTTCGCGCAGATGCGCTCCGAGCGGCATCCGGTGCCCAGCTGGATCGTGGTCGGCGCCGGCACCGGCGGCACCAGTGCCACCTTCGGCCGGTACGTCCGCTACAAGCGGCACACCACGAAGATCGCCGTGGTGGATCCGGAGAACTCGTCGTTCTTCGGTGCCTGGGAGACCGGTGCGATGGACTACGGCACCGGGATGCCGTCCAGGATCGAGGGCATCGGCAGGCCGCGGGTGGAGCCGTCGTTCGTGCCCGGCGTGATCGACGAGATGTTCCAGGTGCCCGACGCCGGTTCCTTGGCCGCGATCCGGCTGTTGCGCGAGCGCACCGGGCACTGGGCCGGCGGTTCCACCGGGACCAATCTCTACGGCGCTTTCCAGCTCATTTCACGGATGCTCGCCGAGGGCCAGGCCGGCAGCATCGTGACCCTGCTCTGCGACGGCGGCGAGCGCTATGCGAACACGTACTACAGCGACGACTGGCTGGCCGGGCACGACCTGGACATCGCCCCGCACCGGGCCCGGATGGACGAGTTCCTGACCACCGGCAAGTTCTCCCCACCGGACTGA
- a CDS encoding 1,4-dihydroxy-2-naphthoate polyprenyltransferase, translating into MATMTEWIEGARPRTLPNAVAPVAAGVGATVELGAFTWWQSLLALLVALALIIGVNFANDYSDGIRGTDSDRVGPLRLVGSGTAAPKAVLAAALTCLAVAGMLGLVLVVASGRWWLLAMGAACIVGAWFYTGGKRPYGYAGFGEIAVFVFFGLAAVLGTVYVQAGEISLAALGCAVAVGCFSTGVLTANNLRDIPTDRTAGKRTLAVRLGDTGTRRLYLALVTVPFVVTVALGFGSPLALVGLLAAALLVVPVRAIAGGNTGPGLIPVLRDTGMAMLAWAVLTGAALALS; encoded by the coding sequence ATGGCGACGATGACCGAATGGATCGAGGGCGCCCGCCCGCGGACGCTGCCCAACGCGGTGGCACCGGTGGCGGCCGGGGTTGGTGCGACCGTCGAGCTCGGCGCGTTCACCTGGTGGCAGTCGCTGCTCGCGCTGCTGGTCGCGCTCGCGCTGATCATCGGGGTGAACTTCGCCAACGACTACTCCGACGGCATCCGCGGCACCGACTCCGACCGGGTCGGCCCGCTGCGACTGGTCGGTTCCGGCACCGCGGCACCGAAGGCGGTGCTCGCGGCGGCGTTGACCTGCCTGGCGGTGGCCGGGATGCTCGGCCTCGTCCTGGTGGTCGCCTCCGGCCGCTGGTGGCTGCTGGCCATGGGCGCCGCCTGCATCGTCGGCGCCTGGTTCTACACCGGCGGTAAGCGGCCCTACGGTTACGCCGGGTTCGGCGAGATCGCGGTCTTCGTGTTCTTCGGCCTCGCCGCCGTGCTCGGCACGGTCTACGTGCAGGCCGGCGAGATCAGCCTGGCCGCGCTCGGCTGCGCGGTTGCGGTCGGTTGTTTCTCCACCGGGGTGCTCACCGCGAACAACCTGCGGGACATCCCGACCGACCGGACCGCCGGTAAACGCACCCTCGCGGTCCGCCTCGGCGACACCGGCACCCGCCGGCTTTATCTGGCGCTGGTCACCGTTCCGTTCGTGGTCACCGTCGCGCTCGGCTTCGGCAGCCCGCTCGCCCTGGTCGGGCTGCTCGCGGCCGCGCTGCTGGTGGTGCCGGTGCGGGCGATCGCCGGCGGCAACACCGGCCCCGGCCTGATCCCGGTGCTGCGGGACACCGGAATGGCGATGCTCGCGTGGGCCGTCCTGACCGGCGCGGCGCTGGCCCTCTCCTAG
- a CDS encoding Lrp/AsnC family transcriptional regulator — translation MDAVDRKIIAALRVNGRATYAELGRTVGLSASSVHERVGKLESNGVITGYHAVVDPRTVGLDVTALVGIQPTDTAADDDVADALGRLDEVESCYAVAGDEAFVVKVRVGTVAELERTLGRLRRIDGVARTRTTVVLSTRFEARPNNAELDHPATADGAGA, via the coding sequence ATGGATGCGGTGGACAGGAAGATCATTGCGGCGTTGCGGGTGAACGGGCGGGCCACTTATGCCGAGCTCGGGCGGACCGTGGGGCTGTCCGCGTCCTCGGTGCACGAGCGGGTCGGCAAGCTCGAGTCGAACGGGGTGATCACCGGGTACCACGCGGTGGTGGACCCGCGCACGGTCGGTCTGGACGTGACCGCGCTGGTCGGCATCCAGCCCACGGACACCGCCGCGGACGACGATGTGGCGGACGCGCTGGGCAGGCTCGACGAGGTGGAGAGCTGCTACGCGGTGGCCGGTGACGAGGCGTTCGTGGTGAAGGTCCGGGTGGGTACCGTTGCCGAGCTGGAACGCACCCTCGGCAGGCTGCGCCGGATCGACGGGGTCGCCCGCACCCGCACCACGGTGGTGCTGTCCACCAGGTTCGAGGCCAGGCCGAACAACGCCGAGCTGGACCACCCGGCGACCGCGGACGGGGCCGGCGCGTAA
- a CDS encoding BldC family transcriptional regulator yields MTATMGGRLLTPGEVAALFRVDPKTVTRWATAGRIGSIRTPGGHRRFRESEVNELLAELTTDASEPTRHV; encoded by the coding sequence ATGACCGCGACCATGGGAGGACGGCTTCTCACACCAGGTGAGGTGGCCGCACTGTTCCGGGTTGACCCGAAGACCGTGACCCGCTGGGCCACCGCCGGCCGGATCGGTTCCATCCGGACCCCTGGCGGGCATCGCCGGTTCCGCGAGTCCGAGGTCAACGAGTTGCTGGCCGAGCTGACCACGGATGCCAGCGAACCCACCCGGCACGTCTGA
- the ccsB gene encoding c-type cytochrome biogenesis protein CcsB — MPVNETLSQYSDYSFTTATAIYVLALIFFLVEQSFGAKGRMAAERAKSRTRELVGAGAPVSTEDGGSDDRPTPVVPENGRGGRAERIGRMGAALTVLGALLHLSALVLRGLATSRVPWGNMYEYIMAVTFIAVATWLIVIKKFPVRHLSGFMLLPVVILMFVGGTMLYAVAAPVMPALQSYWMVIHVSAAIIGSGVFLVPGVASVLYLFRSAHERDPAKFAKFGPRLPAAEILDRIAYRATVFAFPVFTFGVLCGAVWAEAAWGRFWGWDPKETVAFVAWVVYAAYLHSRATAGWRGNRAAIINTIGFAMTVFNLFFVNLVTAGLHSYAGV, encoded by the coding sequence ATGCCGGTCAACGAGACGTTGTCGCAGTACAGCGACTACTCCTTCACCACCGCTACCGCGATCTACGTGCTGGCGCTGATCTTCTTCCTGGTCGAGCAGTCCTTCGGGGCCAAGGGCAGGATGGCCGCCGAGCGGGCGAAGTCGCGTACTCGCGAATTGGTCGGCGCGGGCGCGCCGGTCAGCACCGAAGACGGCGGCAGTGACGACCGGCCCACCCCGGTCGTGCCGGAGAACGGCAGGGGTGGACGGGCCGAGCGGATCGGCCGGATGGGCGCCGCGCTGACCGTGCTCGGCGCGCTGCTGCACCTGTCCGCGCTGGTGCTGCGCGGCCTGGCGACCAGCCGGGTGCCGTGGGGCAATATGTACGAATACATCATGGCGGTGACCTTCATCGCGGTGGCCACCTGGCTGATCGTGATCAAGAAGTTCCCGGTCCGGCACCTGTCCGGCTTCATGCTGCTGCCGGTCGTGATCCTGATGTTCGTCGGCGGCACCATGCTCTACGCGGTGGCCGCGCCGGTGATGCCCGCGTTGCAGTCCTACTGGATGGTCATCCACGTTTCGGCGGCGATCATCGGCTCCGGGGTGTTCCTGGTGCCGGGCGTGGCCAGCGTGCTGTACCTGTTCCGGTCCGCGCACGAGCGCGATCCGGCCAAGTTCGCCAAGTTCGGCCCCCGGCTGCCCGCCGCCGAGATCCTGGACCGGATCGCCTACCGGGCCACCGTCTTCGCGTTCCCGGTGTTCACCTTCGGCGTGCTCTGCGGCGCGGTATGGGCCGAGGCGGCCTGGGGCCGGTTCTGGGGCTGGGACCCGAAGGAGACCGTCGCCTTCGTGGCCTGGGTGGTCTACGCGGCGTACCTGCACTCCCGCGCCACCGCCGGCTGGCGGGGGAACCGGGCCGCGATCATCAACACGATCGGTTTCGCGATGACGGTCTTCAACCTGTTCTTCGTCAACCTGGTGACCGCGGGGCTGCACTCCTACGCCGGGGTCTGA